A single Trypanosoma brucei gambiense DAL972 chromosome 9, complete sequence DNA region contains:
- a CDS encoding DRBD2 — MQGGNMFDEHSSGSCPQRDPEDGDRRQNHGNILFVGNIPFQTPWQHVKDHFRSAGKVRYTDLIADKTGRPKGSALVTMATREDALQAIRMFDETDFEGRRLIVRLFDDGPRPQLVQREMMPPYVRQGQLQQPQHHQQQHHPPHQQQQQQQQQQQQQRMRGFGNANANMTSYNNSAGNFGRGGGYVNRGGYALPDDGNSGVFNDVNEVVPKPRSKQMNEVGRKLFVSNLPFDCTSVALRETFQQVGEVERAEIIMGRNGKSRGMGIVVMKTEEETRVAIEEFDGIEMANRAMNVRLDNKSTS; from the coding sequence atgcaaggaggaaATATGTTCGACGAGCATTCATCTGGATCATGTCCCCAGCGTGATCCTGAAGATGGTGACCGTCGCCAGAACCACGGCAACATTCTTTTTGTGGGGAACATCCCCTTTCAAACCCCATGGCAGCATGTGAAGGATCACTTCAGAAGTGCTGGAAAGGTTCGTTACACGGATCTTATCGCCGACAAGACGGGCCGTCCGAAGGGCTCCGCGTTGGTGACGATGGCCACTAGGGAAGACGCCCTGCAAGCCATTCGCATGTTTGATGAAACCGACTTCGAAGGGAGACGACTTATCGTCCGTCTTTTTGATGACGGGCCACGGCCACAGTTGGTGCAGCGGGAAATGATGCCTCCGTACGTTCGGCAGGGGCAGTTGCAACAACCGCAgcatcatcaacaacaacatcatccgccacatcagcaacaacaacagcaacaacaacagcagcagcagcagcgaatGCGGGGATTCGGGAATGCGAACGCTAATATGACATCATACAATAATAGCGCGGGAAACTTCggtcgtggtggtggttACGTGAATCGCGGTGGATATGCCTTACCCGATGATGGGAATTCGGGTGTCTTTAACGATGTGAATGAGGTAGTGCCAAAGCCACGCAGCAAACAAATGAACGAAGTCGGTCGCAAATTGTTTGTATCAAATCTTCCGTTTGACTGCACCAGTGTAGCGCTGCGAGAAACGTTCCAGCAGGTTGGCGAAGTGGAACGCGCTGAGATTATCATGGGACGTAATGGAAAGAGCCGTGGTATGGGTATTGTTGTAATGAAGACAGAGGAGGAAACCCGTGTTGCCATAGAGGAGTTCGATGGAATTGAGATGGCGAACAGGGCAATGAATGTCCGTCTTGACAATAAATCAACTTCGTAA
- a CDS encoding ADP-ribosylation factor, putative, giving the protein MGQWLASAFKSLVGKQEVRILMVGLDAAGKTTILYKLKLGEIVTTIPTIGFNVETVEYKNLKFTMWDVGGQDVLRPLWRHYYQNTNGIIFVVDSNDKERVGKARQELEKMLSEDELRNAVLLVFANKQDLPNAMSTTEVTEKLGLQSVRQRNWYIQGCCATTAQGLYEGLDWLSANIKKSMK; this is encoded by the coding sequence ATGGGTCAATGGTTGGCTTCCGCTTTCAAATCCCTTGTGGGAAAGCAGGAGGTGCGTATTCTTATGGTCGGCCTTGATGCTGCTGGAAAGACGACGATCCTGTACAAATTGAAACTTGGCGAAATTGTGACGACGATTCCTACCATTGGTTTTAATGTTGAGACTGTGGAATACAAGAACCTGAAATTCACCATGTGGGATGTTGGTGGTCAAGATGTTCTTCGTCCGCTATGGCGCCACTACTACCAAAATACCAACGGGATTATCTTTGTTGTGGATTCAAACGACAAGGAACGTGTGGGCAAAGCCCGCCAGGAGTTGGAAAAGATGCTTTCTGAAGATGAATTGAGGAATGCCGTGCTCCTTGTTTTCGCCAACAAGCAGGACTTACCGAATGCGATGAGCACAACGGAAGTCACGGAGAAACTTGGGCTGCAGTCTGTGCGCCAGCGCAACTGGTATATCCAAGGTTGCTGTGCTACAACGGCTCAGGGCCTGTATGAAGGTCTCGATTGGCTGTCAGCAAACATTAAGAAGAGTATGAAATAG
- a CDS encoding kinetoplastid membrane protein KMP-11, translated as MATTYEEFAAKLDRLDAEFAKKMEEQNKRFFADKPDEATLSPEMKEHYEKFEKMIQEHTDKFNKKMREHSEHFKAKFAELLEQQKNAQFPGK; from the coding sequence ATGGCCACCACATACGAAGAATTTGCTGCGAAGCTCGACCGCCTCGATGCCGAATTCGCCAagaagatggaggagcagaaCAAGCGATTCTTCGCTGACAAGCCTGATGAGGCTACGCTGTCCCCTGAGATGAAAGAGCACTACGAAAAGTTCGAAAAAATGATCCAGGAGCACACGGACAAGTTCAACAAGAAGATGCGCGAGCACTCAGAGCACTTCAAGGCCAAGTTTGCGGAACTCCTCGAGCAGCAGAAGAATGCCCAGTTCCCCGGAAAATGA
- a CDS encoding kinetoplastid membrane protein KMP-11, whose translation MATTYEEFAAKLDRLDAEFAKKMEEQNKRFFADKPDEATLSPEMKEHYEKFEKMIQEHTDKFNKKMREHSEHFKAKFAELLEQQKNAQFPGK comes from the coding sequence ATGGCCACCACATACGAAGAATTTGCTGCGAAGCTCGACCGCCTCGATGCCGAATTCGCCAagaagatggaggagcagaaCAAGCGATTCTTCGCTGACAAGCCTGATGAGGCTACGCTGTCCCCTGAGATGAAAGAGCACTATGAAAAGTTCGAAAAAATGATCCAGGAGCACACGGACAAGTTCAACAAGAAGATGCGCGAGCACTCAGAGCACTTCAAGGCCAAGTTTGCGGAACTCCTCGAGCAGCAGAAGAATGCCCAGTTCCCCGGAAAGTGA
- a CDS encoding ADP-ribosylation factor, putative, (fragment) — protein sequence MGQWLASAFKSLVGKQEVRILMVGLDAAGKTTILYK from the coding sequence ATGGGTCAATGGTTGGCTTCCGCTTTCAAATCCCTTGTGGGAAAGCAGGAGGTGCGTATTCTTATGGTCGGCCTTGATGCTGCTGGAAAGACGACGATCCTGTACAAA
- a CDS encoding helicase, putative has product MRKDEYRNRQQGSFPLSNPYSRQGRGMSGNQHVSLTVRKDNYTDDGDIRGGAYSSTVGDNRRLQHHRSDVDPYLHHDTQHTRDKRGWCDEQRSTKSRPCDYPQMVKSSEGAIRRSSSQQRWITQQQRCDDSVREVHRWDKETRPSDEWNQQRRHSEDALGSPPYPRSHGHPHGMNAGRQPPHSHLFPIPSYDRRAPRGAPPGYSGEEHRNSSEGHGQFADSSSHLMNAQRSIACEHDTQQQPQPEKDVRLHITRGYNSEFDVLQHLLQLQPKGETNTTHPRPLPNYRDAEGAGHHEPQSRCPKHQQEAWGESQRMEGRNWDTYQDRDAAMMDRDPRRGMDRDAAMMDRDSRRGMDRDAAMMDRDSRRGMDRDAAMMDRDSRRGMDRDAAMMDRDPRRGMDRDAAMMDRDSRRGMDRDAAMMDRDSRRGMDRDAAMMDRDPRRGMDRDAAMMDRDPRRGMDRDAAMMDRMIDGGAVGAGRMIDRRGGNRRGGRPSGSNVMPPSSLPPDKEALEKFKRLYALQEDQNETADHLRKQASSTTGVVGTLDVSQVLDLVAAHDVTIVVTDTGTGKSTLIPKAILDDDPGAKIVNTQPRRTPAIKLAERVSVFYGEKVGSRVGYWVRGEHAGEVGQTPIMYVTNYTLFLYLLHTTPDCIGMTHVIFDEFHERSVEVEVSLLLMKLVMKRNPGRIKLILCSATAEASKWAGFFDGLTVGEYSKANAMYPVHDYYLEDVSRLIGVACVAPDIESSGIMSSIQLHTIIFYMKKLLEFLATAAKPGDSILMFVPGRTVVEQLTLWIRDNLGEELDAIPWYRDIELSYVQEAIQRKSGTKKKVYVATDIAEVSITLPDVVFVIDSGTVKRPYITESNPNSVAFPPLELMWESAVNLKQRRGRAGRVQQGFFFTMVLKEQVPQLPPCDCRLSNAVIHEIVLHCLYLTSAPYILFSMCPEKPRNVSVQLSLNTLCDGGYIVPEEDHTSLIERIDNPEHLSIKKVWSELVSEAYESRSETKQGGLEGVDSRQLATKPPANLRYHVTLRGLIVGRLPFAVNAGAVVFHGLLTGLTTLSIVAASCIACNSPFYVPYDVTDRVERLKVKNCVQETMLQFKGRLRNDVVSSVGAVLEYMQMQQEGLSEEGQNTWCEKRYLSRMRIVDILLLVQQAKDQLGALIPFEDIDDVGDLRRQYDTHAQMLSILCSAAFMQRGIFVLHDAETAQKERFAGSGVFVNINCSRDMSVPTACPWTRNTVCVPYTLHTAYDRLVGSFSSQLSQEVYNVMLLVFSSTILFEEIVDEAAPVTFEVWQCGSRVFITCDCQTALQLLQLRRLMCARLCILHMLLQREASITDVETMSDLLIANGSNFGIPCNMEARPDLIPAMITSNVIRIIEGIEEAATKVRVGGNEGSAVPHCKPREPPPGFNPTRQSALVFSSNGCAPYHRPEPIP; this is encoded by the coding sequence ATGCGGAAAGACGAATACCGGAATCGGCAACAAGgttctttccccctcagtAACCCGTACTCTCGACAAGGCAGGGGCATGTCAGGTAACCAACACGTCTCCCTCACCGTCCGAAAAGATAATTATACCGACGACGGTGACATCCGCGGTGGTGCGTACTCCTCCACTGTGGGAGACAACAGGAGGCTTCAGCACCACAGGAGCGACGTGGATCCATACTTGCACCATGATACTCAACACACTCGTGATAAGAGGGGCTGGTGTGATGAGCAACGCAGCACCAAGTCGCGCCCGTGTGACTACCCTCAGATGGTTAAAAGTTCAGAGGGAGCCATAAGGAGGTCATCGTCACAACAGCGCTGGATAACTCAGCAACAACGGTGCGATGATTCCGTGCGTGAGGTTCACCGGTGGGATAAGGAAACACGACCAAGCGACGAATGGAATCAGCAACGGCGACACTCAGAGGATGCTCTTGGATCACCGCCTTACCCCAGGTCGCACGGACACCCCCACGGAATGAATGCGGGGCGACAGCCTCCTCACTCGCATTTATTTCCTATCCCGAGCTACGACCGGAGAGCACCCCGCGGCGCACCGCCTGGATACTCAGGTGAAGAGCATCGAAATAGTTCAGAGGGTCACGGACAATTCGCTGATTCGTCTAGTCATCTGATGAATGCACAACGGAGCATAGCTTGCGAACATGAtacacaacagcagccgcAACCAGAGAAAGATGTACGGTTGCACATCACTAGGGGTTACAACAGCGAGTTTGACGTGTTGCAACACTTACTCCAACTTCAGCCTAAGGGGGAAACCAACACAACTCATCCCCGACCTCTCCCTAATTACAGGGACGCAGAGGGGGCTGGTCACCATGAGCCACAGTCGCGGTGCCCAAAGCATCAGCAAGAGGCTTGGGGCGAGTCGCAGCgaatggaaggaaggaacTGGGACACATATCAGGATAGGGATGCTGCCATGATGGATCGCGACCCAAGAAGGGGAATGGATAGGGATGCTGCCATGATGGATCGCGACTCAAGAAGGGGAATGGATAGGGATGCTGCCATGATGGATCGCGACTCAAGAAGGGGAATGGATAGGGATGCTGCCATGATGGATCGCGACTCAAGAAGGGGAATGGATAGGGATGCTGCCATGATGGATCGCGACCCAAGAAGGGGAATGGATAGGGATGCTGCCATGATGGATCGCGACTCAAGAAGGGGAATGGATAGGGATGCTGCCATGATGGATCGCGACTCAAGAAGGGGAATGGATAGGGATGCTGCCATGATGGATCGCGACCCAAGAAGGGGAATGGATAGGGATGCTGCCATGATGGATCGCGACCCAAGAAGGGGAATGGATAGGGATGCTGCCATGATGGACCGCATGATTGACGGTGGTGCAGTCGGGGCGGGGAGAATGATCGACCGTCGTGGAGGCAACAGGCGGGGCGGCCGACCTTCTGGCTCTAACGTAATGCCTCCGTCGTCTTTGCCACCAGACAAGGAGGCACTTGAAAAATTTAAGCGACTTTACGCACTGCAAGAAGACCAAAATGAAACTGCAGATCACTTGCGCAAACAGGCGTCGAGCACCACTGGTGTTGTCGGAACCCTTGATGTTAGCCAGGTCCTCGACTTAGTTGCCGCTCACGATGTGACGATCGTAGTAACAGACACGGGTACCGGGAAAAGCACACTTATCCCTAAGGCTATACTGGACGACGACCCAGGAGCGAAAATTGTAAACACGCAGCCGCGGCGCACACCCGCAATTAAACTGGCGGAGCGCGTTTCCGTTTTTTACGGCGAGAAAGTGGGAAGCCGCGTGGGGTATTGGGTTCGCGGGGAACATGCGGGTGAAGTGGGGCAAACTCCGATTATGTACGTGACAAATTACACCCTCTTTCTCTATCTGTTACACACCACACCGGACTGTATTGGGATGACGCACGTCATATTTGATGAGTTCCACGAGCGAtcggtggaggtggaggtgtCACTGTTGCTGATGAAGTTAGTTATGAAGCGCAATCCTGGGCGGATAAAGCTTATACTCTGCAGTGCAACCGCAGAGGCGTCTAAATGGGCGGGTTTCTTTGACGGTTTAACGGTTGGGGAGTATTCCAAGGCCAATGCTATGTACCCCGTGCACGACTACTACCTTGAAGATGTCAGCAGACTAATTGGCGTCGCTTGCGTTGCACCCGATATTGAGAGTAGTGGAATCATGAGCTCAATTCAGTTACATACTATAATTTTTTATATGAAAAAGTTACTCGAGTTCCTAGCCACCGCTGCTAAACCTGGGGATAGCATACTTATGTTTGTTCCTGGACGCACGGTTGTCGAACAACTCACGTTGTGGATACGGGACAACTTGGGTGAAGAACTTGATGCCATTCCATGGTATCGTGACATTGAACTCTCGTACGTGCAGGAGGCCATACAGCGGAAATCGGGgacgaaaaagaaggtgtATGTAGCTACTGATATTGCTGAAGTGTCCATCACACTTCcagatgttgtttttgtcatCGATTCCGGCACAGTGAAGCGGCCATACATCACTGAGTCGAACCCCAACTCTGTTGCATTTCCACCACTTGAGCTTATGTGGGAGAGCGCTGTAAATCTCAAACAGCGGCGCGGACGCGCTGGGCGCGTCCAGCAAGGTTTCTTCTTCACGATGGTCTTGAAAGAACAAGTACCTCAGTTACCGCCATGTGACTGTCGTTTAAGCAATGCTGTTATACATGAGATTGTGCTTCACTGTCTGTATTTAACCAGTGCGCCTTATATTCTCTTCTCTATGTGTCCAGAGAAACCTCGTAACGTGAGCGTGCAGTTGAGTTTGAACACCTTGTGTGATGGCGGTTATATTGTTCCCGAGGAGGACCACACCTCTTTGATTGAGCGTATCGATAACCCTGAGCACCTCAGCATCAAGAAGGTGTGGAGTGAACTTGTAAGTGAGGCGTATGAATCTCGGTCGGAGACAAAACAAGGTGGTCTGGAAGGTGTAGATAGTAGGCAACTGGCAACAAAACCGCCGGCAAACCTACGGTATCACGTCACACTACGAGGTCTGATTGTGGGTCGCCTTCCTTTCGCCGTGAATGCGGGCGCCGTTGTGTTCCATGGCCTTCTTACTGGTCTTACTACACTTTCCATAGTGGCAGCATCATGCATTGCGTGCAACTCGCCGTTTTACGTCCCATACGACGTGACGGACAGAGTAGAACGACTTAAAGTCAAAAATTGTGTGCAAGAGACGATGCTTCAGTTCAAGGGCAGGTTGCGTAATGATGTGGTGTCATCGGTTGGTGCCGTACTTGAATACATGCAAATGCAGCAGGAAGGGCTATCTGAAGAAGGACAGAATACATGGTGCGAGAAACGCTATCTAAGCCGCATGCGTATTGTCGATATCCTGCTGTTGGTACAGCAGGCAAAGGATCAGCTTGGCGCTTTAATCCCATTTGAGGACATCGATGATGTTGGCGATCTCCGTCGACAATATGACACACATGCCCAGATGCTCTCCATCTTGTGTTCCGCAGCATTTATGCAGCGtggcatttttgttttgcatgaTGCTGAAACTGCGCAGAAGGAGCGGTTTGCCGGGAGCGGTGTGTTCGTGAACATCAACTGCTCTCGCGATATGTCGGTGCCTACAGCATGCCCGTGGACGCGCAACACAGTGTGCGTCCCCTATACTCTCCACACAGCTTACGATCGCCTCGTTGGTTCTTTTAGCTCCCAACTCTCTCAAGAGGTGTACAACGTAATGCTTCTGGTGTTTAGCAGTACTATTCTCTTCGAGGAGATCGTTGACGAAGCGGCCCCAGTGACGTTTGAGGTATGGCAGTGCGGTAGCCGTGTTTTCATTACTTGTGATTGCCAAACGGctttgcagctgcttcagCTGCGACGCTTAATGTGCGCGCGGTTGTGCATACTTCACATGCTCTTGCAGCGCGAGGCCAGTATCACGGACGTTGAAACAATGTCAGATCTCCTGATTGCGAATGGAAGCAACTTTGGCATTCCATGCAACATGGAAGCCAGGCCCGATCTCATTCCCGCGATGATCACATCTAACGTAATACGTATCATTGAAGGTATTGAGGAAGCAGCAACGAAGGTTCGAGTAGGAGGGAATGAAGGGTCTGCAGTGCCGCATTGCAAACCCCGTGAGCCACCACCGGGTTTTAACCCCACGAGGCAGTCCGCGCTGGTGTTCTCTTCCAACGGTTGCGCTCCTTATCATCGTCCAGAGCCCATCCCTTAA
- a CDS encoding kinetoplastid membrane protein KMP-11: MATTYEEFAAKLDRLDAEFAKKMEEQNKRFFADKPDEATLSPEMKEHYEKFEKMIQEHTDKFNKKMREHSEHFKAKFAELLEQQKNAQFPGK, from the coding sequence ATGGCCACCACATACGAAGAATTTGCTGCGAAGCTCGACCGCCTCGATGCCGAATTCGCCAagaagatggaggagcagaaCAAGCGATTCTTCGCTGACAAGCCTGATGAGGCTACGCTGTCCCCTGAGATGAAAGAGCACTACGAAAAGTTCGAAAAAATGATCCAGGAGCACACGGACAAGTTCAACAAGAAGATGCGCGAGCACTCAGAGCACTTCAAGGCCAAGTTTGCGGAACTCCTCGAGCAGCAGAAGAATGCCCAGTTCCCCGGAAAGTGA
- a CDS encoding 60S ribosomal protein L12, putative, producing MPPKFDPNQEITVVVRAVGGEVPATASLAPKVGPLGLNAKKIGEDIAKSTKDWKGLKVTCQLRVKNRVATVVVTPSVASRLIRALKEPPRDRKKVKNIKHDGNIAFSEILKIAKESAPNSMGASMKSVVMEVLGTAVSIGCTIDGEHPRAIQEKVQEGKLKVPN from the coding sequence ATGCCCCCCAAGTTTGACCCCAATCAGGAGATCACAGTCGTCGTCCGTGCTGTGGGTGGTGAAGTGCCTGCAACGGCGTCACTCGCCCCCAAAGTCGGTCCGCTCGGCctgaatgcaaaaaaaatcgGTGAGGATATCGCCAAGTCCACGAAGGACTGGAAGGGTCTCAAGGTTACGTGTCAGCTGCGCGTGAAGAACCGTGTGGCTACCGTCGTCGTCACGCCATCCGTCGCCTCAAGGCTGATCCGTGCGCTGAAAGAGCCACCGCGTGATCGCAAGAAGGTGAAGAATATTAAGCATGACGGTAACATCGCCTTCTCTGAGATTCTGAAGATTGCGAAGGAGTCCGCGCCGAACTCTATGGGCGCCAGCATGAAATCTGTGGTGATGGAGGTACTTGGCACTGCCGTTTCCATCGGTTGCACAATTGATGGCGAACACCCGCGAGCGATTCAGGAGAAGGTTCAGGAAGGTAAACTAAAGGTCCCAAACTAG
- a CDS encoding ADP-ribosylation factor, putative, producing the protein MGQWLASAFKSLVGKQEVRILMVGLDAAGKTTILYKLKLGEIVTTIPTIGFNVETVEYKNLKFTMWDVGGQDVLRPLWRHYYQNTNGIIFVVDSNDKERVGKARQELEKMLSEDELRNAVLLVFANKQDLPNAMSTTEVTEKLGLQSVRQRNWYIQGCCATTAQGLYEGLDWLSVNIKKSMK; encoded by the coding sequence ATGGGTCAATGGTTGGCTTCCGCTTTCAAATCCCTTGTGGGAAAGCAGGAGGTGCGTATTCTTATGGTCGGCCTTGATGCTGCTGGAAAGACGACGATCCTGTACAAATTGAAACTTGGCGAAATTGTGACGACGATTCCTACCATTGGTTTTAATGTTGAGACTGTGGAATACAAGAACCTGAAATTCACCATGTGGGATGTTGGTGGTCAAGATGTTCTTCGTCCGCTATGGCGCCACTACTACCAAAATACCAACGGGATTATCTTTGTTGTGGATTCAAACGACAAGGAACGTGTGGGCAAAGCCCGCCAGGAGTTGGAAAAGATGCTTTCTGAGGATGAATTGAGGAATGCCGTGCTCCTTGTTTTCGCCAACAAGCAGGACTTACCGAATGCGATGAGCACAACGGAAGTCACGGAGAAACTTGGGCTGCAGTCTGTGCGCCAGCGCAACTGGTATATCCAAGGTTGCTGTGCTACGACGGCTCAGGGCCTGTATGAAGGTCTCGATTGGCTGTCAGTGAACATTAAGAAGAGTATGAAGTAG
- a CDS encoding kinetoplastid membrane protein KMP-11, producing the protein MATTYEEFAAKLDRLDAEFAKKMEEQNKRFFADKPDEATLSPEMKEHYEKFEKMIQEHTDKFNKKMREHSEHFKAKFAELLEQQKNAQFPGK; encoded by the coding sequence ATGGCCACCACATACGAAGAATTTGCTGCGAAGCTCGACCGCCTCGATGCCGAATTCGCCAagaagatggaggagcagaaCAAGCGATTCTTCGCTGACAAGCCTGATGAGGCTACGCTGTCCCCTGAGATGAAAGAGCACTACGAAAAGTTCGAAAAAATGATTCAGGAGCACACGGACAAGTTCAACAAGAAGATGCGCGAGCACTCAGAGCACTTCAAGGCCAAGTTTGCGGAACTCCTCGAGCAGCAGAAGAATGCCCAGTTCCCCGGAAAATGA
- a CDS encoding short-chain dehydrogenase, putative produces MLHVESSEMQAAITMCQFLLIWAFTHLFGWFWRVNMSGVSTTLLMISSCLICRRKAKGRSCRWPANTGKNSRVALVTGASSGIGFAVTQQLVEHGWRVVMAGRSEERLLEARKKIMVRNPSGCAIVVGVLDLSDLSSVRDFAEVVTGQKDQLSLSLLVNAAGVLRRRLHRCDGTGMEEMIATNVVGPMLLTELLLPLLDETALRTGASSRVVNIASSCHTFLGVAPQQGPLEMLKELHSRAPLSEDAGPRDFTLWNFVGYYGLSKLCMIWWTNILAQRVSSLYLPTTGGAQPSQPLPRVSVACCHPGIITTHLYRDLFPTFVLDYLIYYPSLLIGKTWTDGAQVVLRMAVEEERLVQGGYYLCDGEYGEKSSNCCLSAYAKDMKAAEEFCAWANMQIELQKDTPRVPKLRTKKVDLPRRLIAVKLL; encoded by the coding sequence ATGTTGCATGTCGAGTCATCTGAGATGCaggcagcaataacaatgTGTCAGTTTCTTTTAATTTGGGCGTTCACCCACCTCTTTGGTTGGTTTTGGCGGGTCAATATGTCGGGCGTCTCAACTACACTTCTCATGATTAGCAGTTGTCTGATTTGCCGCAGAAAGGCGAAGGGCCGCAGTTGTCGGTGGCCTGCTAATACGGGTAAAAACTCTCGTGTAGCCCTCGTCACGGGGGCATCTTCCGGCATTGGTTTTGCCGTTACGCAGCAACTTGTTGAACATGGTTGGCGTGTGGTCATGGCGGGGCGCAGTGAAGAACGGCTGCTTGAGGCACGGAAGAAAATTATGGTGCGGAATCCTTCTGGCTGTGCAATCGTTGTTGGTGTATTGGACCTGTCGGATCTGAGCAGCGTGCGAGATTTTGCCGAGGTTGTGACTGGACAGAAAGATCAATTATCTCTGTCACTTTTGGTGAATGCGGCTGGGGTGTTGCGCCGGCGTCTTCACCGCTGTGATGGTACAGGGATGGAGGAGATGATTGCGACTAACGTGGTTGGGCCGATGCTTCTCACAGAGTTGTTGCTTCCGCTACTGGATGAGACAGCGCTGCGGACTGGGGCGTCGTCGCGGGTTGTTAATATTGCATCCAGCTGCCACACGTTTTTGGGCGTCGCCCCACAACAGGGTCCTCTGGAGATGTTGAAAGAGCTCCACAGCAGGGCACCGCTCAGTGAGGATGCCGGGCCACGGGATTTTACTCTATGGAACTTTGTGGGTTATTATGGGCTTTCCAAACTGTGCATGATTTGGTGGACAAATATCCTTGCACAGCGtgtttcttccctttacCTTCCCACCACCGGGGGAGCTCAACCGTCACAACCGCTACCCCGGGTCTCCGTTGCCTGTTGTCACCCCGGTATCATTACAACGCATTTGTACCGTGATCTCTTCCCTACTTTCGTACTGGACTATTTAATTTACTATCCCTCGCTGCTCATTGGTAAAACATGGACAGATGGAGCGCAGGTGGTGCTGCGGATGGCTGTTGAGGAGGAGCGGTTGGTGCAAGGTGGATATTACCTTTGCGATGGCGAGTATGGTGAGAAGAGCAGTAACTGTTGCCTCTCTGCATACGCAAAGGACATGAAAGCGGCGGAGGAATTTTGCGCGTGGGCGAATATGCAAATAGAATTACAAAAGGACACTCCACGAGTTCCAAAGTTACGCACCAAAAAGGTAGACCTACCCAGGCGACTTATTGCAGTAAAACTTTTGTGA